The Nitrospiria bacterium genomic interval ATGCCAGCACGGCAGGGTCCGTGGATTTGATCCGAAGGGCCAAGGCCAAAGGGATCCGTGTGACTGCAGAGGTGGCGCCGCACCACTTTATTCTAACGGATGAAGCGGTTAGGGAATATCAAACCCACGCAAAAATGAATCCACCTCTGCGGTTTCCCAAGGATGTGGAAGCATTAAAAGAAGGTTTAAAGGACGGAACGATCGATATGATTGCAACGGATCACGCGCCCCATGCCAACGAAGAAAAAGAGACGGAGTTTGATCTAGCCCCCTTTGGAGTCATCGGGATGGAAACCGCCCTACCCTTATCCCTAAAATTAGTGGAAGAGGGTCTCCTTTCTTGGAATGAGTTAATTCAAAAGCTTTCCTCTAACCCCTCTGTTGCGTTCAACCTTCCCGGGGGAAGATTGGAAGAGGGAGGAGAAGCCGATCTGGTTTTGATTGATCCTGAGGCCTTTTGGGTCATTCGTAAAAGCGAGTTTTTCTCTAAGGGGCGAAATTGCCCTTTTGATGGATGGAGGGTAAAGGGAAGAGTGGAAATGACGTTCATCGGGGGAGAGGTGGTATTTCAGCAAAAGGGGTGGCCTTCTTTGAACAGGGAAACGGTATGAAAAAGGCGTTGTTGGTTTTATCAGATGGAACGACTTTTCAGGGCTGGGGATTTGGGGCCACGGGCGAGCGAATAGGAGAGTTGGTTTTCAATACCAGTATGACGGGTTATCAAGAAATCCTAACGGATCCTTCCTATAAAGGGCAAATGGTGGTCATGACCTATCCCCACATTGGAAACTGTGGGGTAAACCCGGAAGATATGGAATCCCCTCGTCCCTCTTTAGAGGGATTCATCGTAAAGGAGCAGTCCCCCATTTCAAGTAATTGGAGATCTAAGCAGGACTTAGATTCCTTTCTAAAAGAAAAAGAGATTGTTGGAATTGAAGGAATCGATACCCGGGCCCTCACCCGGCATATTCGGGAAAAAGGTGCACAGATGGGAATTTTGTCCACTGAGGACTTGGAAAGGAAAAACCTTTTAAAAAAGGCCGAGCATTCTAAGGGTTTAATTGGTTTGGATCTTGTTAAAGAGGTAACTTGCCTATCCTCGTATACCTGGGAGGAGGGGAGTTGGGATCCTCAAAATGGATTTAAGAGGCCATCTCAATTTCCATTCCATGTGGTTGCTTATGATTTTGGAATTAAGCGGAATATTCTTCGTTTGTTGGTGAATGCGGGATGCAGGGTGACCGTGGTTCCCGCGAATACCCCTGCCGAGGAGGCACTTCGTTTAAATCCAAATGGAATTTTTTTATCCAATGGGCCCGGAGACCCTGAGGGGGTTTCTTACGCCGTTGCCACGATCCGATCGCTTTTAGGAAAGAAACCGATTTTTGGAATCTGCCTGGGACATCAATTGTTGGGGCTGGCTTTAGGGGGTAAAACCTATAAGCTGAAGTTTGGGCATCACGGAGGAAATCAACCCGTAATGGATTTGAAAACAAAAAAGGTAGAGATCACAACCCAAAACCATGGGTTTGCGGTTGACGTGGACTCCATGGGAGATGACATTGAGTTAACCCATATCAATTTAAATGATCAAACCGTTGAAGGAATGAGGCATAGAGCATTTCCTATTTTTTCGGTTCAATACCATCCGGAAGCCTCCCCGGGTCCTCATGATGCTTCTTATCTTTTTGACCGGTTTGTGGAGATGATGAAATGAAACAGTTTATGGGGTTTTTCTTATTTGGCCTGCTTGC includes:
- the carA gene encoding glutamine-hydrolyzing carbamoyl-phosphate synthase small subunit, with protein sequence MKKALLVLSDGTTFQGWGFGATGERIGELVFNTSMTGYQEILTDPSYKGQMVVMTYPHIGNCGVNPEDMESPRPSLEGFIVKEQSPISSNWRSKQDLDSFLKEKEIVGIEGIDTRALTRHIREKGAQMGILSTEDLERKNLLKKAEHSKGLIGLDLVKEVTCLSSYTWEEGSWDPQNGFKRPSQFPFHVVAYDFGIKRNILRLLVNAGCRVTVVPANTPAEEALRLNPNGIFLSNGPGDPEGVSYAVATIRSLLGKKPIFGICLGHQLLGLALGGKTYKLKFGHHGGNQPVMDLKTKKVEITTQNHGFAVDVDSMGDDIELTHINLNDQTVEGMRHRAFPIFSVQYHPEASPGPHDASYLFDRFVEMMK